Within the Mumia flava genome, the region GACGTTGTTCACGTAGGCCCCGCCCTCGGTCACGGCACGCCGCGCGGCCGATCGGCTGTCGACCAGGCCGGCGGCCACCAGCGCGTCCACGACCGTGCTCCCCGGGGCGACCGCGACCAGTCCCGCCTCCGCCAACGCAGCACGCAGCGTCGACTCCGGCAGGTCCTCCAGCTCGGCACGGCCGAAGAGAGCGGCCGACGCCTGCTCTGCCGCCCGGACCTCCGCCTCCCCGTGGACGAGCGTGGTCACCTCCGCGGCGAGACGACGCTGGGCGATCCGCAGCTGCGGCTTCTCTGCGGACTCCCGCTCGATCTGGGCGATCTCCTCCAGGTCGAGGAAGGTGAACTGGCGCAGGTACTCCCCCACCTTCGCGTCCTCCGCGTGGATCCACGTCTGGTAGAACGCGTACGGCGAGAGCATCTCCGGGTCCAGCCAGAGGGCTCCCCCGGTCGACTTGCCGAACTTGGTCCCGTCGGCCTTGGTGATCAGCGGCGTCGCGAGGGCGTGCACCCGGTCGCCGTCCGCACGGCGGATCAGCTCCACACCGGCCGTGATGTTGCCCCACTGGTCCGAGCCGCCCGTCTGCAGGGCGCAGCCGTAGCGTCGGTGCAGCTCGAGGTAGTCCATCGACTGGAGCAGGACGTAGCTGAACTCCGTGTAGCTGATGCCGGACTCGAGCCGACTGGCCACGACATGGCGGTCGAGCATGCGGTTCACCGGGAAGTGCTTGCCGACGTCGCGCAGGAAGTCGATCACGTTGACGTCACGCGTCCAGTCCAGGTTGTTCACCACCCGGGCGGCGTTGTCGCCCTCGAACGAGACGTACTGCTCGACCTGGCCGCGGATCCGCTCCACCCAGTCGGAGACGGTCTCGCGGCTGTTCAGGGTGCGCTCGCCCACGTCACGTGGATCTCCGATCAGACCGGTCGAGCCGCCGACGAGGATCAGCGGCCGGTGCCCGGCGAGCTGGAGCCGACGCGCGGTCAGGATCTGGAGCAGGTTGCCCATGTGCAGGCTCGGGGCGGTCGGGTCGAACCCGACGTAGTACGTGACCGGCCCTGCCGCGAGGTCGGCCTCCAGCGCCTCGCGGTCGGTCGAGTGCGCGATCAGGCCGCGCGCGTCGAGGTCGTCCAGCACGTTCGTGGTCACGTTCGTCTCCTTCGTCCGGCCACCGTGGCCGGACCGTCGTCCGGGCGTCGGGACCGCGCCGTACGACACGGTCCCAGGCCGATTCTCGCCTAGGCGCCCGAACGCACGCACGCGGCACCGCCGGGCAGGTGCCCTGCGGTGCCGCGTGCTCGGGCGCGTCGGGGGCTACGCCCGCCCGCTGCTGCGCCGGGCGCGACGCGACAGC harbors:
- the tyrS gene encoding tyrosine--tRNA ligase, with the protein product MTTNVLDDLDARGLIAHSTDREALEADLAAGPVTYYVGFDPTAPSLHMGNLLQILTARRLQLAGHRPLILVGGSTGLIGDPRDVGERTLNSRETVSDWVERIRGQVEQYVSFEGDNAARVVNNLDWTRDVNVIDFLRDVGKHFPVNRMLDRHVVASRLESGISYTEFSYVLLQSMDYLELHRRYGCALQTGGSDQWGNITAGVELIRRADGDRVHALATPLITKADGTKFGKSTGGALWLDPEMLSPYAFYQTWIHAEDAKVGEYLRQFTFLDLEEIAQIERESAEKPQLRIAQRRLAAEVTTLVHGEAEVRAAEQASAALFGRAELEDLPESTLRAALAEAGLVAVAPGSTVVDALVAAGLVDSRSAARRAVTEGGAYVNNVRATDPEGSVDERLLAGGLVVLRRGKRSVAGVELDTRG